GTACCGCCGCACCCCAGACCCTCCGCATACTAAAAAAGGCCCTGCGGCGTGTTCCGCAGGGCCTTTGCCGTACGGGGCTACTTGAGGGCCGCGGCGCCTGCCTTGGCCACGTTGGTGTCCTCGGCCACGCTGCCGCCGCTGACGCCGATGGCGCCCACGATGACGTTGTCACGGACCAGCAGCTCACCGCCGCCAAAGATCACCAGGCCGCCGTTGGTGGCCTCGATGCCGAACAGCTCCTGTCCGGGCTGGGAAGCGGCGCCCAGGGTGGAGGTGGGCATGTTGAAGTAACGGGCCGTGACGGCCTTCTTGGTGGAGACGTCGATGCTGCCGATGAAGGCGCCGTCCTGACGCACGAAGGCCTTCAGGTTGCCGCCCGCATCCACGATGGCGATATTCATGGGCACGCCCTGGGCCTTGGCCTTGACTAGGGCCGCATCGAGAACCTTCTGGGCCTCGGCCAGGGTCAGGTCGCCGGGAAGCTGGGTCGCGGGGGCCTTGGTCTTGGCCTGGGCCAGACCGGCGCAGAGGACGAGAGCCAGAACGAGAGGAACGATACGCTTCAGCATACAGGACTCCTTTTGCCCGCAAGGGCGGTTTCCTCCTGCTCTAGCACGCTGCCGGTATGGGGGCAAGGGAGGGGGCCCGTTCCCGTGATGGTCCGGCACCGCATCATCCTCCTCCGCTGCCCGCACGGGCAGGCCCTGCGTCTGCCTCGGGCCGCCATCCCCAAAGCCGGCGGCGCATGGCTGCCGGCCCGGCATCAGGCATGGGAGGATCAGGCGCCGGGCAGATGGGGCGAGATGAAGAAGCGCCAGACCAGGGTGGCCAGCAGCAGGGAGAGCGAGACCCAGAGGAAGCGGCGCACGGCCTCGGTGCCGACCTTGATGGCCAGGCGGCTGCCCAGCCAGTTGCCCGCGATGTTGGCCGCCATCATGGGCAGGCCGATGCTCCAGATGACGGCGCCGTTCCAGATGAAGAGGATCATGGCGCCGAGGTTGGAGGCGAAGTTCATGACCTTGGACGTGGCCGAGGCTTCGATGAGGCTGATGCGCAGCACCCAGTGCAGGGCCAGGATCAGGAAACTGCCGGTGCCGGGGCCGAAAAAGCCGTCATAGATGCCCACGATGAGGAAGCAGAGCGGCGCCAGTATCCAGTAGCGGCGGCCGGTGGTGAGCTGGGGCTTCTCCTGTTCCTTCTTGGGCATGAGGGTGGCCAGCATGGCGAAGGGCAGCAGGACCACCAGCACCTTGCCCAGCAGATCGGGCGGGATGTAGAGGGCCAGCTCGGTGCCGATGGCCGCCCCTGCCAGCGAAAAGCCCACGCCCAGCAGGGCCAGCCGCCAGAGGATGAGGTGGCTGCGGGCAAAATTGAGCATGGCCACGCCGGTGCCCAGGCAGCAGCCCACCTTGTTGGTGCCCAGGGCCAGCTGGGGCGGCAGGCCGGAAAGCAGCAGGGCGGGGATGGTGATGAGGCCGCCGCCGCCCGCGATGGAGTCGATGAAGCCCGCCACGAAGGCGGCGCAGGTGCAGAAAAGGATGACGGCCGTGCTGACCATGCTACCATTCCTTGAAGATGACGTAGGCCGCCAGCACGATGAGGGCGAAGCCCAGCACATGGTTCCAGCGCAGGGTCTCGTGCAGGTAGAAGACGGAGAAGAGCGAGAAGACCGTGAGGGAGATGACCTCCTGGATGGTCTTCAGCTCCGCCGCATTGAAATAGCCGTAGCCGATGCGGTTGGCCGGCACCTGCAGCACATACTCGAAGAAGGCGATGCACCAGCTGATGAAGATGACCAGGGGCAGGGCCATGCTCTTGTGCTTCAGGTGACCGTACCAGGCAAAGGTCATGAAGACATTGGAGAGCACCAGCAGGCCGACTGTGGCGACCGGGACGGGGATCTGCATGACAGGCTCCTTCGTGCAGATAAAGAAAAAACGCCCATGTTTCCACAGGCGTTGAAATTTCTGGAGCCCTTGACCAGGATTGAACTGGTGACCTCATCCTTACCAAGGATGCACTCTACCGACTGAGCTACAAGGGCGGTCGTATATGTCCGGGTTTCCCCAAAAAAACGCCCATGTTTCCACAGGCGTCGTGTTGTTTTCTGGAGCCCTTGACCAGGATTGAACTGGTGACCTCATCCTTACCAAGGATGCACTCTACCGACTGAGCTACAAGGGCGCGCTCAACGAAGAGAACTTCTACGGAAAAAGTCCGCCGGGGTCAAGCGATTTTTTCATTTTTTGCCGAGAAAATATCCCCTTGCCTGTAATAGGCCGGAATCCTTCACCTGACGGCCCTTCTTCGCCCGGCGGTGAAGCCCCGTCAGCGCTGTTCCAGCAGGCGCATGAAGCCCCGGAAGAGGGCGCGGCGGGCATGGGGCGGGCGCCGGTCATCTTCCCTGCGGGCTTCGGCCAGCAGCTTTTCCAGCTCCGGGCGCCCCGCGGCTTCGGCATCGGGCCAGGGGAAGGCGGCCAGGAGGGCATCCACGTCCGCCTCGGCAGCGGAGAGCAATTTTTCCCGCCACTGCTCGGCCAGATGCAGGCGGGCGGCATCGGCCTGCTGGCCGTTCCTGCGGGCCTCGATGGCTTCGGCCAGCGGCCCGGCGTCCACCCCGCGCATGAGGCGGCCTATGAACTGGAGCTGGCGGCGCCTGCCTTCGCGGTTGCTGATGCGGGCATACAGGCGCAGGGCCTCCAGCAGGTCGGGCGTCAGGGGCAGCCTGTCCAGCTCGCTGACGGGCAGTTTGGTCAGCTCGGCGCCCAGATCCTGCAGGGCCGAGCTCTGGCGCTTTTTGGCCGAGCGGCTGAGCTGTTCGGGGGCCTCCTGGCCGCTGGTCTCCGCATCCCATTGGTACTGTTTCTTGCGCGGCATCTTAGAGCACCACTCCCAGGATGACGCCCACCAGCACCAGCGGCGAGATGATGCCGTTGAGGGTGAAGAAGACCATGTTCACGCGGCTGAGGTCCTGCGGGCGCATCAGATGGTGCTCCCAGAACAGAATGGCGGACACGCCGGCCCAGAGCACATACCAGGGCCAGGCCAGCCCGGCGGCGATGCCGGTCAGGAACAGGAAGATGGACGTGACGGCATGGGAGAAACCGGCGATGGCCAGGGCCGTGTCCGGGCCGTAGACCGAGGGCACGGAGCAGAGACGGAAGGCCACGTCGAAGTCATAGTCCTGGAAGGAATAGTAGATGTCGAAGGCGCCCACCCAGAAGGTCACGGCAAAGAACAGCATGACGGGGCCCAGTCCCAGGGCCTCGGGATTCACGGCCAGGGCACCGGCCAGGGGCGCCAGGCCGAGGGTGGCCCCCAGCCAGAAGTGGCAGATGGCCGAAAAGCGCTTGGTCAGGCTGTAGGCGGCGGCAAAGAGCAGGGCGGGCACCGAAAGGACGAGGCAGACCGTGTTGATGGCCGCACAGGCCAGGACGAAGATGACCGCCATGACCAGGGAAAAGACCCAGGCCTGGCGCACGCTGATCTCGCCGGTGACCAGATGGCGGTTGGCGGTGCGGGGGTTCTCGCGGTCAAAGGGCAGGTCGAAGATGCGGTTGATGCCCATGGCGAAGGAGCGCACGCCCACCATGGCGATGGTCAGCAGGATGAGCTTGTCCCACGGCGGCATGCCGCCGGCGGCCATGACCGAACCGGCCCAGGCATAGGGCAGGGCGAAGATGGAATGCTCGATGCGGATCATGCGGCAGAAGGAGACGAAGCCGCGGACGGAAAAGCGTCGGCACAGATCCCCGGGACGGCAGGACGGCAGGGAAAAACGGGGCAGGGTGAATCGGGGCAGTTTCATCAGGGATTAACCTCCACAGTCGGCGGGATCGCCGTGCAACTTGTCCAGCGCATGGGGCAGGGCGGGCAGGACAGCTTCCAGATTTTCCACGACGGCCTTGCGGCTGCCGGGCAGGTTGATGATGATGCTCTGTCCCAGCACGCCGGCCACCGCACGCGAGATGGCCGCGTGGGGCGTCTTGGCCAGGCTGGCCTGCATCATGGCCATGCTGAAGCCGGGCAGGGGATAGTCCAGCACCGCGGACGTGATCTGCGGCGAGATGTCGCGCGGGCCCACGCCCGTGCCGCCGCTGGTGCAGATGATGTCATAGCCCTGGTTCAGGGCCAGATCCACCAGCAGGGCGCGCAGCTGCACCGCGTCGTCGGGCAGCAGGAAGCCCTGGCTGTGGCACAGGGGCAGGGCGTCGGCCACCAGGGCGGCCATGGCCGGGCCGCTGGTATCGTCACGCATGCCCTGGGAGCCCTTGTCCGAAAGGGTCACCCAGGCCAGGGCGCGGCCCGTGCGCCGTGTCTCAAGGCTGATCTCGCCCACGGGCAGATCCGCCAGGGCGCGGGTCATCAGGCATTGCAGGGCGTGGCCGCCGTCATCGGCGGGCAGCCAGCAGCGGCCCGTGACGCGCAGCAGCTCCACATGGTTCGCATCATACAGGCCGGTGCCCACAGGGATGAAGGGACACTGGCGCACCAGCGGGGACGCCAGACGATGGCTGGGCATCCCTGCGACCCGGGCCACGGAAAGGGGCATGAGGCCCCCGGCGGAACAGGCGCGCAAGGCAACAGAAAGTTTCATGCATCCTCCACAGACTGCCAAAACGGCAGATGACGGCCGCTATTGTAGCGGCAAGCACAATAAGTTACAAGGACGGCAGCCGCGGCCCGTTCCCGGTGCCCGGCAAGATCAGCAAAGGAGTTTCCATGTCCACCACCCGCAGCCAGGACCAGACGCAGCACCTGCATGTGCTGGGCACCGGCAAGATGCCCGAATTGCAGGGCGGCCCCAGCACGGCGCTGCTGGAATCCTTCCCCAACCGTTATCCCCGGCGCCCGTACGTCATCAGCATCACCTTTCCCGAGTTCACCTCCCTGTGCCCGGTGACGGGACAGCCGGACATGGGCACCATCACCGTGGAGTACATCCCGGACCAGCTGTGCGTGGAATCCAAGAGCTTCAAGCTGTACATGTTCGCCTTCCGCAACCACCAGTCCTTCATGGAGACCATCACCAACACCGTGCTGGAAGACCTGTGGACCGTGCTGGCCCCCTGCTGGTGCCGCGTCAAGGGCCTGTTCGTGCCCCGTGGCGGCACGCGCATCCATGTCTTTGCCGAGCAGTTCAAGGACATGCCCGAGGAAAAGGACGCCGCCGTCCGGGCCGCTGTCCAGGCCTGGCGTACGGAAAGCGATCCGCACAGACCGTGACGCCGCCGTCTCCGGCAGGGGAACGTTTCCTGCCGGAGGCTTTTTCGGTGTGCCGTGCGCCCGGTCCCGGTCCCAGCCGGTACCGGGACGTCTTTTATTAAGGATGTGCCCATGAGCCTTTCGCATGGCGATGCTCCCCGTCCTTCCGGCGGTGGCCGTAT
This is a stretch of genomic DNA from Desulfovibrio piger. It encodes these proteins:
- a CDS encoding GlcG/HbpS family heme-binding protein — translated: MLKRIVPLVLALVLCAGLAQAKTKAPATQLPGDLTLAEAQKVLDAALVKAKAQGVPMNIAIVDAGGNLKAFVRQDGAFIGSIDVSTKKAVTARYFNMPTSTLGAASQPGQELFGIEATNGGLVIFGGGELLVRDNVIVGAIGVSGGSVAEDTNVAKAGAAALK
- a CDS encoding sulfite exporter TauE/SafE family protein, with product MVSTAVILFCTCAAFVAGFIDSIAGGGGLITIPALLLSGLPPQLALGTNKVGCCLGTGVAMLNFARSHLILWRLALLGVGFSLAGAAIGTELALYIPPDLLGKVLVVLLPFAMLATLMPKKEQEKPQLTTGRRYWILAPLCFLIVGIYDGFFGPGTGSFLILALHWVLRISLIEASATSKVMNFASNLGAMILFIWNGAVIWSIGLPMMAANIAGNWLGSRLAIKVGTEAVRRFLWVSLSLLLATLVWRFFISPHLPGA
- a CDS encoding DMT family protein, giving the protein MQIPVPVATVGLLVLSNVFMTFAWYGHLKHKSMALPLVIFISWCIAFFEYVLQVPANRIGYGYFNAAELKTIQEVISLTVFSLFSVFYLHETLRWNHVLGFALIVLAAYVIFKEW
- the yjgA gene encoding ribosome biogenesis factor YjgA, with protein sequence MPRKKQYQWDAETSGQEAPEQLSRSAKKRQSSALQDLGAELTKLPVSELDRLPLTPDLLEALRLYARISNREGRRRQLQFIGRLMRGVDAGPLAEAIEARRNGQQADAARLHLAEQWREKLLSAAEADVDALLAAFPWPDAEAAGRPELEKLLAEARREDDRRPPHARRALFRGFMRLLEQR
- a CDS encoding 4-hydroxybenzoate octaprenyltransferase, which translates into the protein MIRIEHSIFALPYAWAGSVMAAGGMPPWDKLILLTIAMVGVRSFAMGINRIFDLPFDRENPRTANRHLVTGEISVRQAWVFSLVMAVIFVLACAAINTVCLVLSVPALLFAAAYSLTKRFSAICHFWLGATLGLAPLAGALAVNPEALGLGPVMLFFAVTFWVGAFDIYYSFQDYDFDVAFRLCSVPSVYGPDTALAIAGFSHAVTSIFLFLTGIAAGLAWPWYVLWAGVSAILFWEHHLMRPQDLSRVNMVFFTLNGIISPLVLVGVILGVVL
- a CDS encoding MogA/MoaB family molybdenum cofactor biosynthesis protein, with product MKLSVALRACSAGGLMPLSVARVAGMPSHRLASPLVRQCPFIPVGTGLYDANHVELLRVTGRCWLPADDGGHALQCLMTRALADLPVGEISLETRRTGRALAWVTLSDKGSQGMRDDTSGPAMAALVADALPLCHSQGFLLPDDAVQLRALLVDLALNQGYDIICTSGGTGVGPRDISPQITSAVLDYPLPGFSMAMMQASLAKTPHAAISRAVAGVLGQSIIINLPGSRKAVVENLEAVLPALPHALDKLHGDPADCGG
- the queF gene encoding preQ(1) synthase, whose protein sequence is MSTTRSQDQTQHLHVLGTGKMPELQGGPSTALLESFPNRYPRRPYVISITFPEFTSLCPVTGQPDMGTITVEYIPDQLCVESKSFKLYMFAFRNHQSFMETITNTVLEDLWTVLAPCWCRVKGLFVPRGGTRIHVFAEQFKDMPEEKDAAVRAAVQAWRTESDPHRP